One genomic window of Gimesia chilikensis includes the following:
- a CDS encoding zinc ribbon domain-containing protein, with the protein MYDDWDSEYDADEYGPDDGYEEEWESETIECSNCGADVYEDAVACPICGEYLTPNTHPLSDRPSWWVMLGILGIVVTIISAFFWSRI; encoded by the coding sequence ATGTATGATGACTGGGATTCCGAATACGATGCTGACGAATATGGTCCCGATGATGGGTACGAGGAAGAGTGGGAGTCAGAGACCATTGAGTGCAGCAATTGTGGCGCAGACGTCTATGAAGATGCCGTTGCATGTCCGATCTGTGGTGAGTATCTGACACCCAACACGCATCCGCTGAGCGATCGCCCTTCCTGGTGGGTGATGCTGGGAATTCTGGGCATCGTTGTAACCATTATCAGTGCGTTTTTCTGGTCTCGAATTTGA
- a CDS encoding DUF1559 domain-containing protein translates to MQPRSIRPVRRMGFTLIELLVVIAIIAILIALLLPAVQQAREAARRSTCKNNVKQLGLAFHNYHETHRSLPPGWVQRSLSASCQPSATSTGSCLPGWGWSTMLLPFLDQANLYNALNVSSGNLSVAPTDQTKTKIPLFRCPSDVGSDLNADRGGHATSNYKGIYGSRGTGSINTSPHNAAAGNGSFWSNSNTKIRDITDGTSNTLLIGETARGRVGANTYNGGIWVGYYDNGKTASCVWKTENHPGSLINGTLAWAFSSQHTGGAHFLLADGGVRFISENIDGTTYENLGKISDGNVIGEF, encoded by the coding sequence ATGCAGCCTCGCAGCATCCGTCCCGTCCGCCGGATGGGTTTTACCCTGATCGAACTTCTTGTCGTGATTGCCATCATTGCGATTCTGATCGCATTATTACTGCCAGCCGTCCAACAGGCGCGTGAAGCAGCCCGCCGCAGCACGTGTAAAAACAATGTCAAACAGCTGGGGCTTGCCTTCCATAATTACCATGAAACACATCGCAGCCTCCCTCCCGGTTGGGTTCAGCGATCTCTGTCGGCCTCCTGTCAGCCTTCAGCAACCAGTACAGGCAGCTGTCTGCCTGGTTGGGGCTGGAGCACCATGCTGCTGCCATTTCTCGACCAGGCAAACCTCTACAATGCACTGAATGTATCATCGGGCAACCTGAGTGTGGCTCCCACGGATCAGACGAAAACCAAAATTCCCCTGTTCCGCTGCCCCTCCGATGTCGGCAGTGATCTGAACGCAGATCGCGGCGGACACGCGACATCTAACTACAAAGGGATTTATGGCAGCCGGGGAACCGGATCAATCAACACCAGCCCGCATAATGCCGCAGCCGGAAATGGTTCTTTCTGGTCCAACAGCAATACCAAAATTCGTGATATTACCGACGGCACGAGCAATACACTCCTGATTGGTGAAACTGCGCGGGGTCGCGTAGGGGCGAATACCTACAACGGCGGTATCTGGGTCGGTTACTATGACAACGGAAAAACAGCCTCCTGTGTCTGGAAAACGGAAAACCACCCCGGTTCGCTGATCAACGGTACGCTGGCGTGGGCTTTCAGCAGTCAGCACACTGGTGGGGCTCACTTCCTGCTGGCCGATGGCGGCGTCCGATTTATCAGTGAAAATATCGACGGCACAACTTATGAAAACCTCGGAAAAATCAGTGACGGAAACGTCATTGGAGAATTCTGA